CCCGTTCCTCAACTTTTTTTTATCTATTGCTTAGTCTATTTTTTTACAAAATTATCAACCAACAAATTAACCACATCTTTCATTTTGCCACTCAATGATGCCTTTACACTATAAAGCGCCATTCCCATTACTTGTGAAGTATGAATTTCAGGCGGCATAACTAATTCATATTCGTTTGTCTTAACATCTAATAATGCAGGTCCAGGGTGAGCTAAAAATGATTGCACTGCGGCTTCAAGCAAATCTGAATTATCGACACGAATAGCAAATAATCCCATCGCTTCAGCTACTTTAGCAAAATCAGGATTTTTTAAATCAGTATAGTGATCGACAAGCCCTTCTGATTTTTGTTCCAATTCAACAAAGTTAAGTGAGCTATTATTAAGCACAACAACTTTAATTGGCAGGTTTTCTTGGATTGTGGTTAACAAATCGCCTAACAACATACTAATACCACCATCTCCTGATAAGGTAATGACTTGACGATTAGGAAAAGCTTTTTGTACACCTAATGCTTGTGGCATCGCATTGGCCATAGTGCCATGTTTTAAACTAATAACGGTCCGTCTTTTACCATTGGTTGAAAAATGACGGCAAGCCCAAACCATAGCAGAACCAACATCTGCACATAGTACGGCATCATCATTGGCATATTTATCAATCAATTCGGTTAAATATTGAGGGTGAATAACCGTTTTTGATGGTATCGCTTTCTTACCTAATTTATCAATTGCTTTAGTGTGTAATTCACGACATTTATCTAAAAATGCACTGTCTGCTTTTTCATTAACTAATGGCAATAAAGCGGCTAGGGTTGGTTTACTTGCACCTACAACACCAATATCTACACTATGGCGATGACCAAGATGAGTTGCATCGATATCTACCTGAATAATTGTTGCATCATCTGGATAAAATTGTGACCACGCAAAAT
This Gilliamella sp. ESL0443 DNA region includes the following protein-coding sequences:
- a CDS encoding thiamine pyrophosphate-dependent enzyme, producing the protein MSSKKSVAEIIIEVLSQAGVKHCYGIVGDTLNQITSAIKKSDIEWVHVRHEEVGAFAAGAEAYLTDQITACAGSCGPGSLHFINGIYEAQRNKVPLVLLASQLVTSQQGTDFPQEVDFESIYKNCSVFCQQISDPTQARRITTAAVQAAINQRGVAVIVIPYNISLVKVEDNSGQKIFHPKPVIRPSDEELAQISEILNKNSKVAIFAGHGVSEAHDELVALAKKLKSPIVHTSRAKDFVEYDNPYNVGMTGMFGMESGATAIKECDVLLMFGVDFAWSQFYPDDATIIQVDIDATHLGHRHSVDIGVVGASKPTLAALLPLVNEKADSAFLDKCRELHTKAIDKLGKKAIPSKTVIHPQYLTELIDKYANDDAVLCADVGSAMVWACRHFSTNGKRRTVISLKHGTMANAMPQALGVQKAFPNRQVITLSGDGGISMLLGDLLTTIQENLPIKVVVLNNSSLNFVELEQKSEGLVDHYTDLKNPDFAKVAEAMGLFAIRVDNSDLLEAAVQSFLAHPGPALLDVKTNEYELVMPPEIHTSQVMGMALYSVKASLSGKMKDVVNLLVDNFVKK